In a genomic window of Dehalococcoidia bacterium:
- a CDS encoding TusE/DsrC/DsvC family sulfur relay protein codes for MPIVTLGGQQIEVDEDGFIQEPDKWNKDVAEDLAKTEDAYPMNEDHWKVVNYLRNYFLEFGIAPPIRMVTKQTGFDLKTIYKLFPGGPAKGGCKVAGLPKPTGCV; via the coding sequence ATGCCCATTGTAACACTCGGCGGACAGCAAATCGAGGTTGATGAGGACGGTTTCATCCAGGAGCCGGATAAATGGAATAAGGATGTGGCGGAGGACCTGGCTAAAACCGAGGATGCTTATCCCATGAACGAAGACCATTGGAAGGTCGTAAATTACCTGCGCAACTACTTTCTTGAATTCGGTATTGCGCCACCCATCCGCATGGTAACCAAGCAGACCGGCTTCGATCTGAAGACCATCTACAAGCTATTCCCGGGAGGGCCTGCCAAAGGTGGCTGCAAAGTTGCGGGACTACCAAAACCCACCGGCTGTGTATAA
- a CDS encoding (Fe-S)-binding protein, with product MVNKNFIDASCCRLCGTCLSSCPILDFSPERARAAKERLNLGLDSGVLDRCTTCFSCNSYCPNNCHPYELILLRWHERYLRLGLPAIARMVMPGDQSSIWSQLYPLLPTDEKDQIREWRRMEGKQDKDILLTGCFSSFSPYLADNSVLKGLTVYGDERLWCSGGHIYQLGLLDIVEKAGLRIKKVLEELKPHRVVTMMAAEHAMLTRILPEKFGININTDVITLEQWLLQQLQSGNLSLTAPIRLRIAIHDNCFSKSEGNSLWRAVREIASACKADLVEMPHNCRDALCCGFGAAAGKFSLLDLIEHGSKRLKEAEQAGADCLVTYCSACYFIFSVVRELYGSRLELYHLLELVDLARGNKPLHRTRQRAFQIIAIITANVLRMAFNGAARRRFYVDLSLFDHEMSQEAIGSESTRMVRFFNTLYGSAAFRNAIVLGILHFTVRTIIYFRRRLSHDGYREIPVS from the coding sequence GTGGTCAACAAGAATTTTATCGATGCGAGTTGTTGCCGGCTTTGTGGTACCTGCCTTTCCAGTTGTCCCATCTTGGATTTCAGCCCGGAGCGGGCACGCGCTGCCAAAGAGCGGCTCAACCTCGGTCTGGACAGCGGCGTACTCGACAGGTGCACCACCTGCTTTTCATGCAATTCCTACTGCCCCAATAACTGCCACCCTTATGAGTTGATTCTGCTACGCTGGCACGAACGATATTTGAGGCTGGGACTGCCGGCCATAGCCCGCATGGTAATGCCGGGCGATCAATCTTCCATCTGGAGCCAGCTGTACCCGCTGCTCCCGACCGATGAGAAAGATCAGATCAGGGAATGGAGAAGGATGGAGGGCAAGCAGGACAAAGACATCCTGCTGACCGGCTGTTTCAGCTCTTTTTCTCCCTACCTGGCTGACAACTCCGTGCTAAAAGGCCTGACGGTCTATGGGGATGAGCGCCTCTGGTGCAGCGGCGGGCATATCTACCAGCTCGGGTTGCTGGATATTGTGGAGAAGGCCGGCCTGCGGATTAAAAAAGTTCTGGAGGAATTGAAGCCCCACCGTGTGGTGACCATGATGGCGGCAGAACACGCGATGCTGACCCGCATCCTGCCTGAGAAATTCGGTATCAATATAAACACCGATGTCATCACGCTGGAACAATGGCTGCTTCAACAATTACAATCAGGCAATCTATCGCTGACCGCACCCATCCGGCTGCGCATCGCCATACATGACAACTGCTTCTCCAAAAGTGAGGGGAACAGCCTGTGGCGTGCGGTCAGGGAAATAGCATCGGCCTGCAAGGCCGACCTGGTGGAGATGCCGCATAATTGCCGGGACGCCCTCTGCTGTGGATTCGGCGCAGCCGCCGGGAAATTCAGCCTGCTGGACCTGATCGAGCATGGTTCCAAACGTTTGAAGGAAGCCGAACAGGCGGGCGCAGATTGTCTGGTCACATATTGTTCTGCCTGCTATTTCATCTTCTCCGTGGTGAGGGAGCTTTACGGAAGCAGGCTGGAATTGTATCACCTGCTTGAGCTGGTAGATCTGGCGCGGGGAAACAAACCGCTGCACCGCACTCGACAGAGGGCCTTTCAGATCATCGCTATCATAACGGCCAATGTACTGCGCATGGCCTTCAACGGCGCTGCCCGCCGCCGTTTTTATGTCGATTTAAGCCTGTTCGACCATGAGATGTCCCAGGAAGCTATAGGCTCGGAATCAACACGCATGGTAAGGTTTTTCAATACCCTCTACGGTAGTGCGGCCTTTCGTAACGCGATAGTCCTCGGCATCCTTCACTTTACGGTCAGGACGATCATATATTTTCGAAGGAGGTTGAGCCATGACGGATACAGGGAAATACCAGTTTCATGA
- a CDS encoding respiratory nitrate reductase subunit gamma, translating to MWLLLLTYCCLLTFISGIVWRVYKYASLPVHLRWELYPVAHEIGRPYGGSYLEDEDWWHRPRKINLLGESTVFLREIVFFREYFYSNRRFWSFVYPFHLGLFLLLVWILMLVVGSILALNGSHISSTSPYFGIPLIYYLTLISGVAAFILGIFGTIGLLIKRSYDEDLRNYTAPIDYFNLTGILLVFLTGLLFWIIEDRSFDTARGFIQGLITFKPTAIGLLMTISIVLSCLLLAYMPFTRMMHYVAKYFTYHKVRWDDEPNKPGTGLEKKLQAQLDQTTHWSAPHIHTGQSWSEQVQSSGATDKTEK from the coding sequence ATGTGGCTTTTGCTGCTTACCTATTGCTGCCTGCTGACCTTCATAAGCGGGATTGTCTGGAGGGTATATAAATACGCTTCCCTACCCGTCCACCTGCGCTGGGAGCTTTACCCGGTTGCACATGAGATTGGTAGACCTTATGGCGGGTCATATCTTGAAGACGAGGATTGGTGGCACCGGCCGCGTAAAATTAACCTGTTGGGCGAATCAACCGTATTTCTTCGGGAGATTGTTTTCTTTCGGGAGTATTTTTACAGCAACCGGAGATTCTGGAGCTTCGTATATCCCTTCCATCTCGGACTATTCCTGCTGCTGGTCTGGATACTGATGCTCGTAGTAGGGTCAATCCTTGCTCTAAACGGATCCCACATATCCTCAACATCGCCTTATTTCGGGATTCCGCTTATTTACTACCTTACTCTCATATCCGGTGTCGCCGCCTTTATACTGGGCATCTTCGGTACTATCGGGTTACTGATAAAGCGGTCTTACGACGAAGACCTGAGAAATTACACCGCGCCCATCGATTACTTCAATCTCACAGGTATATTGCTGGTTTTCCTGACCGGCCTTCTTTTCTGGATTATCGAAGATCGGTCATTCGATACAGCCCGGGGCTTTATTCAGGGTTTAATCACGTTCAAACCCACCGCAATTGGTCTGCTCATGACAATCAGCATAGTGCTATCATGCCTGCTGCTGGCTTATATGCCGTTTACGCGCATGATGCACTATGTAGCCAAATATTTCACCTACCACAAGGTGCGCTGGGATGATGAACCGAATAAACCCGGCACCGGCCTGGAGAAGAAACTGCAGGCACAGCTTGATCAGACGACCCACTGGTCGGCGCCCCATATCCATACAGGACAAAGCTGGTCCGAGCAGGTTCAGAGCAGCGGCGCCACCGACAAAACAGAGAAATGA
- a CDS encoding YHS domain-containing protein, with protein sequence MITVCPVCKTEIEDNKARGTSELDGKTYYFCCKACKKQFDEAPQQYADKK encoded by the coding sequence ATGATTACAGTTTGCCCGGTTTGTAAAACCGAGATTGAAGATAATAAAGCCCGGGGTACCAGCGAACTGGACGGTAAAACCTACTACTTCTGCTGTAAGGCCTGTAAAAAGCAATTCGATGAAGCCCCGCAGCAATACGCAGATAAAAAATAG
- a CDS encoding FAD-binding oxidoreductase: protein MIDILQELSKITDKDYVSNNQEELYLYGRDPGLMPPHEPDYVVMPLTVDEIQAIVRLANREKIPIIPKGGGLSLTGLVIPQKGGILLDMKRMGQIIEVNEPAGYVIVEGGTTHGALKSYLLKNYPHLRHSIPDSPPITTIAANAVIHGQGRLTQQHGFNSDMVCGLEVVLPTGEKCKIGSCAVSPYWFSKGPPLPDLSSLFFGWFGTTGIITKLALRLYPCKKIRDAMLFLTDEAELVPEIMRKLGRTEMIEDLVVTAQPLPLRFRGNYYILFYITGDTEEEVEFKKKMAWRALWEYFERRQGGFVSLPPEMKTPMLAMPSKDTTRFADVSKGGGFEYSGPIAPLEKYPVYVKKLAELAQKYDLFYSSAARMIDGGHSMMFSFSYTFNRAEPDTMKRAKQALDEAADFALENGGVMWKPNIDEQQLTMAKMDPETLNLMMRIKNLLDPNGIMNPGNWEVRG from the coding sequence ATGATAGACATATTACAAGAACTCAGCAAGATCACCGATAAAGACTACGTATCCAACAATCAAGAGGAGCTATACCTGTACGGGCGGGACCCTGGCTTGATGCCGCCTCATGAGCCTGACTATGTCGTCATGCCGTTAACGGTTGATGAGATACAGGCCATAGTCAGGCTGGCAAACAGAGAGAAAATTCCGATTATCCCCAAAGGCGGCGGCCTTTCTCTTACAGGCCTGGTTATCCCGCAAAAAGGGGGCATTCTGCTGGACATGAAGCGGATGGGGCAAATAATTGAAGTCAACGAGCCGGCAGGATATGTGATAGTGGAAGGAGGTACCACGCACGGCGCATTAAAAAGCTACCTGTTAAAGAATTACCCGCATCTTCGTCACAGCATACCTGATTCTCCACCGATAACAACAATCGCAGCGAACGCGGTAATACATGGCCAGGGACGCCTTACGCAGCAACACGGATTCAACTCCGACATGGTTTGCGGCCTGGAGGTGGTGCTGCCCACAGGTGAAAAATGCAAGATCGGCTCCTGCGCTGTCTCGCCATACTGGTTCTCCAAGGGACCGCCTCTTCCCGATCTGAGTAGCCTGTTTTTCGGCTGGTTTGGCACCACCGGTATCATCACCAAGCTGGCGCTGAGACTCTATCCCTGCAAGAAGATTCGAGATGCCATGCTTTTCCTCACCGATGAGGCCGAACTTGTGCCCGAAATCATGCGCAAGCTTGGCCGGACTGAAATGATAGAAGACCTGGTGGTGACCGCACAACCTCTACCGCTCAGGTTCAGGGGCAATTATTATATACTTTTCTATATAACGGGCGACACTGAAGAGGAAGTGGAATTCAAAAAGAAAATGGCCTGGCGTGCGCTATGGGAATACTTCGAAAGGAGACAGGGCGGGTTTGTCAGCTTGCCCCCCGAAATGAAGACGCCCATGCTGGCGATGCCATCCAAAGACACCACCAGGTTCGCGGACGTCAGTAAGGGAGGAGGGTTTGAATACAGTGGCCCCATAGCCCCGCTGGAAAAGTACCCCGTATACGTTAAAAAGTTGGCCGAGCTGGCGCAGAAATACGACCTTTTCTACTCTTCCGCTGCCCGCATGATCGATGGTGGTCACAGCATGATGTTTTCCTTCTCCTACACTTTTAACCGCGCTGAGCCGGATACTATGAAAAGAGCCAAGCAGGCGCTTGATGAAGCAGCCGATTTCGCACTCGAAAATGGGGGGGTTATGTGGAAACCCAATATCGATGAACAGCAGTTGACCATGGCTAAAATGGACCCGGAAACCCTCAACCTAATGATGAGGATCAAGAACCTGCTCGATCCCAATGGAATTATGAATCCCGGTAACTGGGAGGTGCGCGGATGA
- a CDS encoding cobyrinate a,c-diamide synthase: MSIASLMIAAPQGRSGKTTISMGLCAALRKRGLKVKPFKKGPDYIDPSWLTAAAGHICGNLDPFMFGETTLKQAFTRGCENMDIAMIEASMGLYDSSGEDGIGSSAWLARLLKVPVILVVNAARMSRSAAAMVSGYINFEPDTGIAGVILNNVAGQRHRNKLITAIEKHCGIPVLGCVPSDKRLALEERHIGIVPFIEQDGSAGKIGKACAIVENNVDVQQVLDLAKAAAKGISADGKQVDIISHTAASKQSPMANVDIGVLYDRAFSFYYPDNLEALQNAGARLIFINSFTDNLPDVDGLYIGGGFPELYAAQLEANAVLRRDIARAARQGLPIYAECAGLMYLCRAIIKDNRRYHMAGIFDQEVEIIARPQGHGYMVVEARKGNPYFRPGAILKGHEFHYSRLIGYKASNAKFEVIRGHGIDGRTDGMAINNTLATYLHLHALSAPGWADDFVNLSLSHKMKPVKTLI; this comes from the coding sequence ATGTCAATAGCATCTCTGATGATAGCGGCCCCCCAGGGGCGTTCAGGCAAGACTACTATTTCCATGGGCCTGTGTGCTGCACTGCGAAAAAGGGGTTTGAAGGTTAAACCATTCAAAAAAGGGCCCGACTATATTGATCCGTCGTGGCTGACAGCAGCTGCGGGACACATCTGCGGTAACCTTGATCCCTTTATGTTCGGCGAAACTACATTGAAGCAGGCATTCACGAGGGGCTGCGAGAACATGGATATTGCCATGATCGAGGCCAGCATGGGCCTTTACGACAGCTCCGGCGAGGATGGAATAGGCAGTTCGGCCTGGCTGGCCAGGCTGTTGAAAGTGCCGGTGATACTAGTAGTCAACGCCGCACGCATGTCCCGCAGCGCTGCCGCCATGGTTTCAGGTTATATAAACTTCGAGCCTGATACCGGCATCGCAGGGGTGATCCTTAACAATGTGGCAGGCCAACGACACAGAAACAAACTGATCACGGCCATTGAAAAACACTGCGGAATACCGGTGCTGGGCTGCGTTCCTTCAGATAAACGCCTTGCCCTTGAGGAGCGCCACATCGGCATAGTTCCATTTATCGAGCAGGATGGCTCAGCAGGTAAAATCGGAAAGGCCTGCGCCATAGTTGAAAATAACGTTGATGTCCAACAAGTTCTCGATCTTGCTAAAGCTGCTGCAAAAGGTATATCTGCGGACGGCAAACAAGTTGATATCATTTCGCACACTGCAGCATCGAAACAATCTCCCATGGCAAACGTCGATATCGGCGTACTTTATGACAGGGCTTTTTCTTTCTATTACCCGGATAACCTGGAGGCCTTGCAGAACGCCGGCGCCCGGCTTATTTTCATCAATTCATTTACAGATAATCTTCCGGATGTGGACGGCCTTTACATCGGCGGAGGTTTCCCCGAGCTTTACGCTGCTCAACTTGAGGCCAACGCCGTCTTGAGGAGAGATATAGCCAGAGCTGCACGGCAGGGATTGCCCATCTATGCTGAGTGCGCTGGATTGATGTACCTGTGCCGCGCCATCATCAAAGATAATCGGCGTTACCATATGGCAGGTATATTCGATCAGGAAGTGGAAATAATCGCCAGGCCACAGGGTCATGGTTACATGGTAGTGGAAGCCAGAAAAGGCAACCCCTATTTCCGCCCGGGCGCCATCCTTAAAGGGCATGAGTTCCATTATTCCAGGTTGATCGGTTATAAAGCGTCGAATGCAAAGTTCGAAGTAATACGCGGACATGGTATCGACGGCCGTACTGATGGAATGGCAATTAACAACACCCTTGCCACATATCTACATTTACATGCGCTGTCGGCGCCCGGCTGGGCAGACGATTTTGTCAACCTTTCTCTATCACATAAAATGAAGCCGGTCAAAACATTAATATAA
- the dsrB gene encoding dissimilatory-type sulfite reductase subunit beta yields the protein MGKSDIGPPDFRKMLPPVIKKNYGKWKYHEIVKPGVLRHVSETGDEVWTVRAGSPRLVSIDFIRDVCDVADKYCDGHLRFTSRYNIELMTPKKDNVEPIIEAVGKLGLPVGGTGKSISNIVHTQGWAHCHSAATDSSGLVKAIMDELYPYFTSMSLPARVRVALACCINMCGAVHCSDIAIVGIHTKPPKVDNSKLSAMCEIPTTMAACPTGAIRRHPDTNVKGLVVNDEKCMYCGNCFTVCPAMPLADAEGDGVAIYVGGKVSNARHAPMFSRLAIPYIPNNPPRWPEAVNAIKNIIEVYAKNATPEERMGEWIERIGWETFFKLTGIEFTEHHIDDFTHAVDTYRTTTQFRW from the coding sequence ATGGGCAAAAGCGATATCGGTCCCCCGGATTTCAGGAAAATGCTCCCCCCTGTGATCAAGAAGAACTACGGGAAATGGAAGTATCACGAGATAGTTAAACCAGGTGTACTCAGACACGTTTCCGAAACGGGCGACGAGGTCTGGACGGTAAGGGCAGGTTCTCCCAGGCTGGTCAGTATCGATTTTATCCGCGACGTCTGCGATGTTGCCGATAAATACTGCGATGGGCACCTGCGTTTTACCAGCAGATACAACATTGAATTGATGACTCCCAAGAAAGACAACGTGGAGCCCATTATTGAAGCGGTCGGGAAACTCGGACTGCCGGTGGGCGGTACAGGTAAATCTATCTCTAACATCGTGCACACGCAGGGATGGGCACACTGCCACAGCGCAGCCACCGATTCCTCCGGCCTGGTCAAAGCCATTATGGACGAGCTCTATCCATATTTCACCAGCATGAGTCTGCCGGCCCGTGTGCGTGTGGCTCTGGCCTGCTGCATTAATATGTGCGGCGCGGTGCATTGTTCGGACATTGCCATTGTGGGTATCCACACTAAACCCCCTAAGGTTGATAATTCCAAGCTGAGCGCAATGTGTGAGATACCCACCACTATGGCCGCCTGCCCTACCGGCGCCATCCGGCGACATCCCGATACCAATGTTAAAGGCCTCGTGGTCAATGATGAAAAATGCATGTATTGCGGCAACTGCTTTACGGTATGCCCGGCTATGCCCCTGGCCGATGCCGAGGGAGATGGCGTGGCCATCTATGTTGGCGGCAAAGTCTCCAATGCTCGCCACGCGCCCATGTTCTCACGATTGGCTATACCTTACATTCCCAATAATCCACCCCGCTGGCCTGAGGCTGTGAACGCCATTAAAAACATCATCGAAGTCTATGCTAAGAATGCCACGCCGGAAGAGCGCATGGGCGAATGGATTGAGCGCATTGGTTGGGAGACCTTCTTTAAGCTGACGGGCATAGAGTTTACCGAGCACCACATCGATGATTTCACCCACGCAGTGGACACCTACCGCACCACGACGCAATTTCGCTGGTAA
- a CDS encoding (Fe-S)-binding protein, which yields MKKKITLRDIGKIEGRMVDIDKADLSHLPAPLDDPADEPDIKQLTGEQQARYDTSLDGVSAIGLVKPQNKQEEEEFVRRFIAGLKKLLSKENNWTFLQPLMLSLENCAKCQNCSEACPVFTESGRQEIYRPTYRAEVLRRIIRKYLKKEGKLLSKFTGSDIDLNYKTIARLAELSYRCTLCRRCAQSCPIGVDNGLITHELRKLFSQEMGIAPKELHQLGTVQQLKVGSSTGTSPKALASFINFIEGEIEEITGKPIRIPVDKKGADILLLHNAGEFISWPENIEAFAIIFAAAGIDWTLSSSLVAYDAVNYGVWYDDIQLARIAARHAQAARDLKVKRMMVGECGHAHKAMLVVSDRVLTGDLNIPRESAIPLLEDIVLNDKIKLDRSKNNFPVTLHDPCNLVRLSGIVEPQRRILRKICPDFREMEPHGVDNYCCGGGSGFAIMDSNNFSDWRAAVSGRMKLKQILTVFRDVMNPDMHKYVCTPCSNCKGMIRDLLSRYKLTEKHGIHYGGLVDLIANAMLEVKGQFINWEEA from the coding sequence ATGAAGAAAAAAATAACGCTCAGAGATATCGGCAAGATTGAAGGCCGGATGGTCGACATCGATAAGGCCGACCTTTCCCATCTGCCTGCTCCCCTTGATGATCCTGCTGATGAACCGGATATCAAGCAATTAACAGGGGAACAACAGGCCAGATACGATACTTCGCTCGACGGGGTATCAGCTATCGGACTGGTAAAACCGCAGAACAAACAAGAGGAAGAGGAATTTGTCAGGAGATTCATCGCCGGCCTGAAAAAACTGCTGTCAAAAGAAAACAACTGGACCTTTCTCCAGCCGCTGATGCTTTCGCTGGAGAACTGCGCTAAATGCCAGAACTGCTCGGAAGCATGTCCGGTTTTCACCGAAAGCGGCAGGCAGGAGATCTACCGTCCCACTTACCGGGCCGAGGTTTTACGCCGCATCATCCGAAAATATCTCAAGAAAGAGGGCAAACTACTCTCTAAATTCACCGGCAGCGACATCGACCTCAATTATAAAACCATCGCCAGGCTGGCGGAGCTATCATATCGTTGTACACTCTGCCGCCGATGCGCGCAATCATGTCCTATCGGTGTGGACAACGGCCTGATCACTCATGAGCTGCGCAAACTGTTCAGCCAGGAGATGGGTATAGCGCCCAAAGAGCTGCATCAACTTGGCACCGTCCAACAATTAAAAGTCGGGTCAAGCACGGGAACTTCACCCAAGGCGCTGGCCAGCTTCATCAATTTCATCGAAGGCGAGATTGAGGAGATAACCGGTAAACCTATCAGGATACCGGTGGATAAGAAAGGCGCCGACATATTATTACTGCATAATGCCGGCGAGTTCATATCGTGGCCGGAGAATATAGAGGCCTTCGCCATAATATTTGCAGCGGCGGGCATAGACTGGACGCTTTCCAGCAGCCTGGTAGCCTATGATGCGGTCAATTATGGTGTGTGGTATGACGATATCCAGCTGGCGCGCATCGCAGCCCGACATGCACAGGCAGCCAGGGACCTGAAGGTTAAACGCATGATGGTCGGGGAATGCGGACATGCTCACAAGGCCATGCTCGTAGTATCGGATCGTGTATTGACCGGCGATCTTAATATACCCCGCGAGAGCGCTATACCATTGCTTGAGGACATTGTCTTAAACGATAAGATCAAGCTGGACAGGTCTAAAAACAACTTCCCTGTAACCCTGCATGATCCCTGTAACCTGGTACGTCTGAGTGGAATCGTGGAGCCGCAGCGACGAATACTGAGAAAAATATGCCCTGATTTCCGTGAGATGGAGCCGCACGGCGTGGATAATTACTGCTGCGGCGGTGGCAGCGGTTTCGCTATCATGGACTCAAATAACTTCTCGGATTGGCGAGCGGCGGTCTCAGGCCGTATGAAGCTAAAACAGATACTCACGGTATTTCGTGATGTTATGAACCCCGATATGCACAAATACGTGTGCACACCCTGCTCCAATTGCAAGGGGATGATACGTGATTTGCTCTCACGCTATAAGCTCACAGAAAAACACGGCATTCATTACGGCGGACTGGTTGACCTCATAGCCAACGCCATGCTGGAAGTAAAAGGTCAGTTCATCAACTGGGAAGAAGCATAG
- a CDS encoding (Fe-S)-binding protein — protein sequence MIQLRFDKDKCSKCKPVSCLTKCQYINFDVKSARTEWLKIISGGDSFVLEACTTCYACEEYCPHGNHPFYMIVDRQEQKGILPAPRPIVTMWVNQCQPVGKYMVGMLQEKALSYCLLPQFNILAHGKLFQDIEYSVIVGQEFFCNAVFLHYAKLSLIRERLPIILENIKKLGIKELVCLHDECYATYTSIAPAYGIEVPFKPVHYFEYLLEQLNKLRSQVNPLNLKVAYQRNCSTRLIPQIDHFVDDIFSAIGVERIKRKYDRQTALCCGEIFRMGMGPDLADDVQKRNIDDMLESGAEYVVFNCPACWDSLADKVAARGLKPIHMIDLCRLAIGEGQSLQLSKMEAGV from the coding sequence ATGATTCAGCTTCGGTTTGATAAGGATAAATGCTCCAAATGCAAGCCCGTTTCCTGTCTCACCAAGTGCCAGTACATCAATTTCGATGTGAAATCGGCCAGGACAGAATGGTTGAAAATTATTAGTGGAGGGGACTCGTTCGTCCTTGAAGCCTGCACTACCTGCTACGCCTGTGAAGAATACTGCCCGCACGGCAATCATCCTTTCTACATGATCGTTGACAGGCAGGAACAAAAAGGGATACTGCCCGCTCCCAGGCCGATAGTCACCATGTGGGTCAACCAGTGCCAGCCCGTCGGCAAATACATGGTGGGAATGCTGCAGGAAAAGGCGCTGTCCTATTGCCTGCTGCCGCAATTCAACATACTTGCTCACGGCAAGCTGTTCCAGGACATCGAATATTCTGTAATAGTCGGCCAGGAGTTTTTCTGCAACGCTGTTTTCCTGCACTACGCAAAGCTGTCGCTCATAAGAGAAAGGTTGCCGATCATCCTGGAGAATATCAAGAAGCTGGGTATTAAGGAACTGGTCTGCCTTCATGACGAATGTTACGCGACCTATACTTCGATTGCGCCCGCCTACGGCATAGAAGTGCCATTTAAGCCGGTGCACTATTTTGAATACCTGCTGGAACAACTGAATAAACTCCGATCGCAGGTAAATCCTCTAAACCTGAAAGTGGCCTACCAGAGAAACTGCTCCACCAGGTTGATACCGCAGATTGATCATTTTGTTGATGATATCTTCAGTGCTATCGGCGTTGAAAGGATCAAGCGGAAATACGACAGACAGACGGCGCTTTGCTGTGGCGAGATCTTCAGAATGGGTATGGGACCGGACCTGGCCGATGATGTCCAGAAAAGAAACATAGATGACATGCTGGAATCAGGCGCCGAATACGTTGTTTTCAATTGCCCCGCTTGCTGGGATTCGCTGGCGGATAAGGTGGCCGCGCGTGGACTAAAGCCCATACACATGATCGATCTTTGCAGGCTGGCGATAGGGGAGGGACAGAGCCTCCAGCTGTCTAAAATGGAAGCAGGGGTATAA
- a CDS encoding (Fe-S)-binding protein, with translation MTDTGKYQFHDVKKCKLCGECLSRCPELNLPLDAAKREKLKINRGEISPYVSKACTGCFNCDFYCPNQANPCETIVHHWWEVYRSRGLPERARYFQPMEPLNFRSYVTQRLPADEKARLASWDDISRCEEFIYPGCNVCTVPYLTETSLLPKIPIRGGLSWCCGETYFRTGCYDLAEAQGKRMQARFNEMGAKNILMMCTAGTFLFTKVMPERLGIKFEAKFKPLVRYLWEELQSGRIKVERKLNMSATVQDSCYSKFLEPDYIELPRKILQHIGVEVIEMPRSRDRMVCCGIGGGFSIESCYNTIDLTSSTLKRLGEAKRTNADILCVYCAGCLQMLGSGSLLYPGAQQIYHLLELVQMAAGETPQRRIRQRALTMFSGTLIHQAPKLLSPSHFRPTI, from the coding sequence ATGACGGATACAGGGAAATACCAGTTTCATGACGTCAAAAAATGCAAGCTTTGCGGGGAATGCTTGTCCCGCTGTCCGGAGCTTAACCTGCCGTTGGACGCTGCCAAACGAGAGAAATTGAAAATCAACCGGGGAGAGATAAGCCCTTACGTATCAAAGGCCTGCACCGGTTGTTTCAATTGCGATTTCTACTGTCCCAACCAGGCCAATCCATGCGAGACCATCGTCCATCACTGGTGGGAAGTTTATCGCAGCCGTGGCCTGCCGGAACGGGCCCGCTACTTTCAGCCGATGGAGCCGCTAAATTTCCGCAGCTATGTTACACAGCGCCTGCCCGCTGATGAAAAGGCCAGGCTGGCAAGCTGGGACGACATCTCGCGATGCGAGGAATTCATCTACCCGGGCTGCAATGTCTGCACCGTTCCCTACCTCACAGAGACATCGCTTTTACCCAAAATACCGATCCGCGGAGGCCTCTCATGGTGCTGCGGCGAAACCTACTTCCGCACCGGATGTTACGACCTGGCGGAAGCCCAGGGCAAACGCATGCAGGCGCGTTTTAATGAAATGGGAGCTAAAAACATTCTCATGATGTGCACAGCCGGCACCTTCCTCTTCACCAAAGTGATGCCCGAGCGCCTGGGCATTAAATTCGAGGCCAAATTCAAACCTCTGGTGCGCTACCTCTGGGAAGAGCTGCAAAGCGGCAGGATCAAGGTCGAGCGCAAGCTCAACATGTCTGCTACGGTACAGGATTCCTGTTATTCCAAGTTCCTGGAGCCTGATTACATTGAGCTGCCACGCAAGATACTCCAACATATAGGCGTTGAGGTAATTGAGATGCCTCGCAGCCGCGACAGGATGGTATGCTGCGGCATCGGCGGCGGCTTCAGTATTGAGAGTTGTTACAATACCATAGACCTGACAAGCTCCACGCTGAAGAGATTGGGTGAGGCCAAACGGACAAATGCGGATATCCTCTGTGTTTATTGCGCGGGGTGCCTGCAAATGCTTGGTTCCGGTTCGCTGCTATACCCGGGAGCCCAGCAGATATACCATCTGCTTGAGCTGGTGCAAATGGCAGCCGGTGAGACGCCTCAGCGCAGGATCAGGCAGCGAGCCCTGACCATGTTCAGCGGTACGCTGATCCACCAGGCGCCCAAATTATTATCTCCCTCACATTTCCGGCCTACCATATAG